Proteins found in one Triticum aestivum cultivar Chinese Spring chromosome 4D, IWGSC CS RefSeq v2.1, whole genome shotgun sequence genomic segment:
- the LOC123097261 gene encoding neurofilament medium polypeptide, which produces MTGADLAPVMELKAVANGGTPTEVVASDKKDNTKMEEAGESKDVAVANTNADQQNKASENGAKGSSDDDAKMEEAEDAKEDDVGAVKQAGTEDVKSGDSADAKEGNGANAAEHEDSKTAAIEDVVAKEDDNTKSAEHKDSKMVIVEDADAKEDDKAAKAAEHEDSKTAGIEDVVAMEDDNTKSAEYKDSKMVIVEDANANEDDKAKAVEHEDSKAAGIEYTVAKEDANTKSAEHKDSKMVIVEDADAKEDDKAKAAEHDDHRTGGVAAERKDHRTGGVEDADANEDISAKAEECKVGNMNTVDNADVKEDEDANEDIGAKAEECKVGNMNTVDNADVKEDEDANAAEHEDAKMVDVDDADAKEDYGTKVAEHEDVKMGAVEDIDAKEDNNTKAAEHHDIIMGVVEHADVKEDNSSNVAECVDVKMAEAETKPGDAELEDKGHKEEMDVNTEVKKGPKDADQCGSEMHDELNGQGKNGAARQQENKAEEMSDDDSQGEVEVEEKGSSDKKEEGGDGKANENEEKLEKESANKEGKDGKVTEEEVGEADKNVEENQEETPKNKRARSSRDRRQRQDKKQHGSKSREAKSLLNTPSPYGIDRPQRERKIVERLVEVIDKEPNRSFVVEKGRGTPLKDIPSVAQRLTRKKPADLKFLHNVLFGRKGKTVDFKGHILQFSGFVWHESDEKQRAKAKEKLDKCMKDMLVDLCWLLAIPVPKTNIRKEDIVAKLLDFIAEPHAMPDSGLSDDQGSNSRKRKRGGGSSSKTSDITPKRSKKKFADDISPRRKQALEYDTDEDVKSDSEEDADESHDEQEDGYDSAEEKASRKSSEVKYSAGRKKAAAGSTHRTSPPRTASKTAGKTSPSKGSKEKESPDESAKVFSRKKKPIISKHTPSSEKVIEENKSSGKEAMKSKGESAEGGLPSKAELKKTIIGILKKVDFNTSTFSDILKKLDDHYKIDLTARKGAIKIMIQEELTKLSEQEDDDQDKNADAKKKQSRHRAKVTG; this is translated from the exons ATGACCGGGGCAGACCTGGCACCAGTAATGGAGTTGAAGGCTGTGGCAAATGGAGGAACACCCACTGAAGTTGTTGCTTCTGATAAGAAGGATAATACCAAGATGGAAGAGGCTGGCGAGAGCAAGGATGTTGCAGTAGCGAATACCAATGCTGACCAACAGAATAAAGCCTCAGAAAACGGCGCTAAGGGCTCATCTGATGATGATGCCAAGATGGAGGAGGCTGAAGATGCAAAGGAAGATGATGTGGGTGCTGTGAAGCAGGCAGGTACAGAGGATGTCAAATCAGGTGACAGTGCGGATGCCAAGGAAGGTAATGGCGCCAATGCAGCAGAACATGAGGATTCCAAAACGGCTGCTATTGAGGATGTAGTTGCAAAGGAAGATGACAACACCAAGTCAGCAGAACACAAGGACTCCAAAATGGTTATTGtagaggatgcagatgcaaaggaagatgacAAAGCCGCCAAGGCAGCAGAACACGAGGATTCCAAAACGGCTGGTATCGAGGATGTAGTTGCAATGGAAGATGACAACACCAAGTCAGCAGAATACAAGGACTCCAAAATGGTTATTGTAGAGGATGCAAATGCAAACGAAGATGACAAAGCCAAGGCAGTAGAACACGAGGATTCCAAAGCGGCTGGTATTGAATATACAGTTGCAAAggaagatgccaacaccaagtcaGCAGAACACAAGGACTCTAAAATGGTTATTGtagaggatgcagatgcaaaggaagacgaCAAAGCCAAGGCAGCAGAACACGATGATCACAGAACAGGTGGTGTGGCAGCAGAACGCAAGGATCACAGAACAGGTGgtgtggaggatgcagatgcaaatgaAGACATTAGCGCCAAGGCTGAAGAGTGCAAGGTTGGCAACATGAATACTGTAGATAATGCAGATGTaaaggaagatgaagatgccaatGAAGACATTGGCGCCAAGGCTGAAGAGTGCAAGGTTGGCAACATGAATACTGTAGATAATGCAGATGTaaaggaagatgaagatgccaatGCAGCAGAACATGAAGATGCCAAAATGGttgatgtggatgatgcagatgcaaaggaagattaTGGCACCAAGGTAGCAGAACATGAGGATGTCAAAATGGGTGCCGTGGAGGATAttgatgcaaaggaagataacaacACCAAGGCAGCAGAACATCATGATATCATAATGGGTGTGGTAGAGCATGCAGATGTAAAAGAAGATAACAGTTCTAATGTAGCAGAATGCGTGGAtgtcaagatggcggaggctgagaCCAAGCCAGGAGATGCAGAGCTCGAAGACAAAGGGCACAAGGAAGAAATGGATGTGAACACAGAGGTCAAGAAGGGACCGAAAGATGCAGATCAATGTGGTTCTGAGATGCATGATGAATTGAATGGGCAAGGAAAGAATGGAGCGGCTCGGCAGCAAGAAAATAAAGCTGAAGAAATGAGTGATGATGATAGTCAAGGGGAAGTGGAAGTGGAAGAAAAGGGCTCTTCAGATAAGAAAGAGGAAGGAGGGGATGGTAAGGCAAACGAGAATGAAGAAAAGCTAGAAAAAGAAAGTGCGAACAAGGAAGGAAAAGATGGCAAGGTAACAGAAGAGGAGGTAGGCGAGGCAGATAAGAACGTGGAAGAGAATCAGGAGGAAACACCTAAGAACAAGAGGGCAAGGAGTTCTAGGGATAGACGCCAAAGACAGGACAAGAAACAGCATGGGTCCAAATCCAGGGAAGCCAAAAGTTTACTAAACACTCCCAGCCCTTATGGTATTGATCGCCCTCAACGTGAGAGGAAAATAGTAGAGAGGTTGGTTGAAGTGATTGATAAGGAGCCAAACAGGAGCTTCGTAGTTGAGAAG GGTCGTGGCACTCCTTTAAAGGATATACCAAGTG TGGCACAGAGGTTAACGAGGAAGAAACCTGCTGATCTTAAATTTCTTCACAATGTTCTTTTTGGGAGGAAAGGCAAG ACTGTCGATTTTAAAGGCCATATACTTCAGTTCTCTGGATTTGTGTGGCATGAGAGCGAT GAAAAGCAGAGAGCCAAGGCAAAGGAGAAGCTTGACAAGTGTATGAAAGACATGCTGGTGGATCTCTGTTGGCTTCTTGCTATTCCGGTTCCCAAAACAAACATCAGAAAG GAAGATATCGTGGCAAAGCTGTTGGACTTCATTGCTGAACCTCATGCTATGCCTGATTCTGGCCTCTCTGATGACCAG GGGTCAAATTCTAGGAAACGCAAGAGAGGAGGTGGTAGTTCAAGCAAGACTTCGGATATCACTCCCAAGAGGTCTAAGAAG AAATTTGCTGACGACATATCTCCAAGGCGAAAGCAAGCTCTGGAGTATGATACGGATGAAGATGTGAAGTCTGATAGCGAGGAAGATGCAGATGAATCTCATGATGAGCAGGAAGATGGCTATGACTCTGCCGAAGAAAAGGCAAGTAGGAAGTCCTCGGAAGTAAAATATTCTGCAGGTAGAAAGAAGGCTGCTGCTGGGAGCACCCATAGGACAAGTCCGCCAAGGACAGCAAGCAAGACTGCAGGCAAAACATCACCATCCAAAGGTTCCAAGGAAAAGGAGAGCCCTGATGAGAGTGCAAAGGTCTTCTCTAGGAAGAAGAAACCCATCATATCAAAGCATACTCCAAGCTCTGAAAAGGTGATAGAAGAAAATAAGTCATCAG GTAAAGAGGCAATGAAGAGCAAAGGCGAATCAGCAGAAGGGGGTCTGCCCAGTAAGGCTGAGTTGAAGAAGACCATTATCGGAATCCTTAAAAAAGTTGACTTCAACACG TCTACTTTTAGCGACATTCTTAAGAAGCTCG ATGACCATTACAAGATTGATCTGACCGCAAGAAAAGGAGCTATCAAAATTATGATTCAAGAAGAGCTGACAAAGTTATCagagcaggaagacgatgatcaagACAAAAATGCAGATGCCAAGAAGAAACAGTCACGGCATCGAGCAAAGGTCACCGGCTGA